A genomic stretch from Styela clava chromosome 5, kaStyClav1.hap1.2, whole genome shotgun sequence includes:
- the LOC120344377 gene encoding uncharacterized protein LOC120344377 isoform X2 has protein sequence MSSSDNSSSEIPVIKDSTIADMEEQRKRAAIRFLTNIPMDLKSFYQMHKERMLEKSDNSMGPKQLTWPKNTSSEKGVFQEGEGPVNNAKSMPPWPQKINQKSAFRIKHLKAKVLLQKSNAVNMGGRRRSKRTSGSRPMSVMSGDLLYEATLSIDGIQLPGKEEEVSYNSLLEEQSNISSFLAASSELENPEWKSGSHRTVLTFPGYMVSIIDYAKPTELKKDLNDRFREKYPKVNITLSKCRSLKQVMQRISLSQNIDRFATEHALAYFDYLVMSGKVIKDNRRHCAGACLLLSAKVNSDLRSMEISRLISGIEHGLKISRHDLVQFEFPVFAALQFSLVHFT, from the exons atgaGTTCTTCAGATAACTCTTCTTCAGAAATTCCTGTTATCAAAGATTCTACAATTGCTGACATGGAAGAACAAAGGAAGCGAGCTGCAATACGATTTCTAACAA ACATTCCAATGGATTTGAAGTCTTTCTATCAAATGCATAAAGAGAGGATGTTGGAAAAAAGTGACAATTCAATGGGACCTAAGCAACTAACCTGGCCCAAAAATACCag CTCTGAGAAGGGTGTATTTCAAGAAG GTGAAGGTCCGGTCAACAATGCAAAAAGTATGCCACCGTGGCCtcagaaaataaatcaaaaatctgCTTTCAGAATCAAGCATTTGAAAGCTAAAGTATTGCTTCAGAAAAG CAATGCTGTAAACATGGGAGGGAGACGGCGTTCTAAAAGAACGTCTGGAAGTCGACCGATGTCGGTAATGAGTGGTGATTTATTATATGAAGCAACGCTTAGCATAGATGGCATACAATTGCCTGGAAAAGAGGAAGAA GTATCTTACAACTCTCTACTCGAGGAGCAATCAAATATCAGTTCTTTTTTAGCAG CGTCATCAGAATTAGAAAACCCAGAATGGAAATCTGGTAGTCACAGAACGGTTTTGACATTTCCGGGTTATATG GTAAGCATCATTGATTATGCAAAGCCCACGGAATTAAAGAAAGATTTGAATGACAGATTTCGAGAAAAGTATCCAAAG GTTAATATCACGCTGTCAAAGTGCCGTTCCCTGAAGCAAGTGATGCAGCGAATATCATTGTCTCAAAATATAGACAGATTTGCAACCGAACATGCGCTTGCCTATTTTGACTACTTGGTGATGAGCGGGAAAGTCATAAAAGATAATAGACGACACTGTGCAGGAGCATGCCTACTATTATCCGCAAAAGTGAACAGTGATCTGAGATCAATGGAGATATCTCGACTAATATCG
- the LOC120344377 gene encoding uncharacterized protein LOC120344377 isoform X1 produces MSSSDNSSSEIPVIKDSTIADMEEQRKRAAIRFLTNIPMDLKSFYQMHKERMLEKSDNSMGPKQLTWPKNTSSEKGVFQEGEGPVNNAKSMPPWPQKINQKSAFRIKHLKAKVLLQKRIFIVDKAGNVPLLAYSVLPYKKEGRAIISNAVNMGGRRRSKRTSGSRPMSVMSGDLLYEATLSIDGIQLPGKEEEVSYNSLLEEQSNISSFLAASSELENPEWKSGSHRTVLTFPGYMVSIIDYAKPTELKKDLNDRFREKYPKVNITLSKCRSLKQVMQRISLSQNIDRFATEHALAYFDYLVMSGKVIKDNRRHCAGACLLLSAKVNSDLRSMEISRLISGIEHGLKISRHDLVQFEFPVFAALQFSLVHFT; encoded by the exons atgaGTTCTTCAGATAACTCTTCTTCAGAAATTCCTGTTATCAAAGATTCTACAATTGCTGACATGGAAGAACAAAGGAAGCGAGCTGCAATACGATTTCTAACAA ACATTCCAATGGATTTGAAGTCTTTCTATCAAATGCATAAAGAGAGGATGTTGGAAAAAAGTGACAATTCAATGGGACCTAAGCAACTAACCTGGCCCAAAAATACCag CTCTGAGAAGGGTGTATTTCAAGAAG GTGAAGGTCCGGTCAACAATGCAAAAAGTATGCCACCGTGGCCtcagaaaataaatcaaaaatctgCTTTCAGAATCAAGCATTTGAAAGCTAAAGTATTGCTTCAGAAAAG AATCTTTATTGTGGACAAGGCAGGCAATGTCCCACTTTTAGCATACAGTGTTCTACCATACAAAAAAGAAGGAAGAGCTATTATCAG CAATGCTGTAAACATGGGAGGGAGACGGCGTTCTAAAAGAACGTCTGGAAGTCGACCGATGTCGGTAATGAGTGGTGATTTATTATATGAAGCAACGCTTAGCATAGATGGCATACAATTGCCTGGAAAAGAGGAAGAA GTATCTTACAACTCTCTACTCGAGGAGCAATCAAATATCAGTTCTTTTTTAGCAG CGTCATCAGAATTAGAAAACCCAGAATGGAAATCTGGTAGTCACAGAACGGTTTTGACATTTCCGGGTTATATG GTAAGCATCATTGATTATGCAAAGCCCACGGAATTAAAGAAAGATTTGAATGACAGATTTCGAGAAAAGTATCCAAAG GTTAATATCACGCTGTCAAAGTGCCGTTCCCTGAAGCAAGTGATGCAGCGAATATCATTGTCTCAAAATATAGACAGATTTGCAACCGAACATGCGCTTGCCTATTTTGACTACTTGGTGATGAGCGGGAAAGTCATAAAAGATAATAGACGACACTGTGCAGGAGCATGCCTACTATTATCCGCAAAAGTGAACAGTGATCTGAGATCAATGGAGATATCTCGACTAATATCG
- the LOC120344335 gene encoding sodium/glucose cotransporter 4-like: MVTAIAFSLVTFLVSEVAGSECSYNNTEAGFEEAGLETWDIVTIALYFVFILAVGIWAMYTADRGNVAGFFLAGRDMTWFPVGASLYSSNIGSGHFVGLAGTGAASGIAQGSFEWNAMVTLLFLGWIFAPVYIAGGVVTMPEYLAKRFGGERIQPFLSILSLFMYVFTKISADLFAGALFITEALGWGLYPSVIGLLAITALYTVTGGLKAVIYTDTAQTVIMLIGAFIMMILSFQEIGGYENLEPCYMEAIPSIIPENTTCGCPREDAFHVFRDAKTSDLPWPGMLFGITIIATWYWCTDQVIVQRTLAAKNLSHAKGGCVFAGLLKFTPMYMMVMVGMISRIVYPNSVACADPAVCTEACGNPGGCSNYAYAKLVLYIMPQGLKGLLLAVMIAALMSSLTSVFNSASTLFTCDLWTKIRPEAKTRELMIVGRIFILIMIVVSILWIPIVQAAASGRLFDYIQAITSFLAPPITAVFVLAVFWQRMNEPGAFWGLVLGMFIGLCRMCMEFGVGAPNCPDPDFRPFILTKVHYLHFGMLLFGLSVMISVIVSYLTPPIPKEYIVRLTWSTRHSKRKRKDIEELELKTKPNLRGQDNPALDMSDDKRDDASSVSSSEQSTAEPVSGWRKAFNTFCGLQEDKAPTLTSEEQEMLNKKMADITEEKWPAIIVNTGALFMLSAGVFLFGFYA; this comes from the exons ATGGTGACTGCAATCGCATTCTCCTTGGTCACATTTTTGGTTAGTGAAGTTGCGGGTAGTGAATGTTCATACAACAATACGGAAGCTGGGTTTGAAGAAGCAGGACTTGAAACATGGGATATAGTTACAATTGCGCTGTATTTTGTATTCATTCTTGCCGTTGGAATATGG GCGATGTACACGGCTGATCGTGGAAATGTAGCAGGATTCTTCTTAGCTGGAAGAGACATGACGTGGTTTCCTGTAGGAGCTTCTTTATACAGCAGCAATATTGGAAGTGGCCATTTTGTGGGACTGGCTGGTACTGGAGCAGCTTCAGGAATAGCACAAGGGTCATTTGAATGGAAT GCCATGGTAACTCTGCTATTCCTCGGTTGGATATTTGCTCCAGTATATATTGCGGGAGGTGTAGTAACAATGCCAGAGTATTTGGCAAAACGATTCGGTGGAGAACGCATTCAGCCATTTTTGTCGATTTTGTCTCTGTTCATGTATGTCTTCACTAAAATTTCA GCCGATCTTTTTGCTGGAGCTCTTTTCATAACTGAGGCACTGGGTTGGGGACTGTACCCTTCCGTTATTGGACTCTTGGCAATCACGGCACTTTATACAGTTACTGGAGGTTTGAAGGCTGTCATCTACACGGATACAGCTCAAACCGTTATTATGCTTATTGGTGCTTTTATCATGATGATCCTAT CATTTCAAGAAATTGGGGGATATGAAAATCTAGAACCTTGTTATATGGAAGCAATACCATCGATAATACCCGAAAACACAACTTGTGGATGTCCTAGAGAGGACGCATTCCATGTTTTTCGTGATGCAAAAACAAGCGATTTGCCTTGGCCTGGAATGCTTTTTGGAATTACAATTATTGCAACCTGGTACTGGTGCACAGATCAG GTCATCGTTCAAAGAACGCTGGCAGCGAAAAATTTATCTCATGCCAAAGGAGGTTGCGTTTTTGCCGGACTTCTAAAATTCACACCTATGTACATGATGGTCATGGTCGGAATGATCAGTAGGATTGTTTACCCCA ATTCTGTAGCGTGTGCTGACCCCGCAGTTTGCACAGAAGCATGTGGAAACCCGGGAGGATGTTCGAATTATGCTTATGCAAAGCTGGTGTTGTACATTATGCCTCAAGGACTGAAAG GCCTTCTATTGGCGGTTATGATAGCTGCTCTGATGTCATCGTTAACTTCGGTTTTCAATAGTGCAAGTACTCTGTTTACATGTGATCTTTGGACAAAGATTAGACCTGAAGCAAAAACGCGAGAGCTTATGATTGTCGGAAG AATTTTTATTCTCATCATGATAGTAGTCAGCATATTGTGGATTCCCATTGTGCAAGCTGCTGCTAGCGGAAGACTATTCGATTACATTCAAGCTATTACAAGTTTCCTTGCCCCTCCAATAACTGCAGTATTCGTTCTTGCGGTGTTTTGGCAAAGGATGAACGAACCA GGAGCATTTTGGGGTCTCGTACTTGGAATGTTCATCGGATTGTGTAGAATGTGTATGGAGTTTGGAGTCGGGGCACCCAACTGTCCGGATCCGGATTTTCGACCGTTCATACTTACCAAAGTTCATTACTTACATTTCGGAATGCTTCTTTTTGGTTTATCTGTGATGATATCCGTAATTGTATCATATTTAACACCACCCATCCCCAAGGAATAT ATTGTACGATTGACATGGTCGACACGGCATAGCAAGAGAAAACGCAAAGATATTGAAGAATTGGAGCTGAAAACTAAGCCA AATTTACGCGGTCAAGATAATCCGGCTTTAGACATGAGCGATGATAAAAGGGATGACGCATCATCTGTTAGTTCTAGTGAGCAATCTACAGCAG AACCTGTCTCGGGCTGGAGGAAGGCCTTCAATACATTTTGTGGCCTGCAGGAAGACAAAGCGCCTACATTAACATCAGAAGAGCAAGAGATGTTAAACAAGAAAATGGCTGATATTACGGAAGAAAAATGGCCTGCCATCATAGTTAACACTGGGGCCTTGTTCATGCTTTCAGCTGGTGTGTTTTTGTTTGGCTTTTATGCATGA